The DNA sequence GGTTGGCGACGCTGCGTGCGGTGGACCGGACGTTGTCACGGTTCATCCGCACCACGAGCGACACATAGCTTCTCGCCCCCGGCAGCGCCGCCTCCGCGTGGCTCTGCTCGGAGGCGAGGGCCGGATCGCCGACGGAGGCGAACGCCACGTCGTCGGCGCCGGACCGCAGGCACACCTCCCGCAGCCAGGCGGCGTCGACGACGCCCGGGCGGCGCCTGGGGCGCGCGGCGACCGCCTGGACGGTGGGATGGGCGGCGAGACGCGCGGGAAGTTTGGGCGAGGCCATGCAGCTGAGTATAGACATCAATACTCAGATGTCCACGGGGCCGCCACCCCCGGCAGCCGAAGCCGTGCGTCAGCCGCCGGTGCGGCGTGCGTAGGCCCGCAGGGCGAACGGCGCGAACACCGCGGTCAGCGCCAACGACCACAGCACCGTCGCCAGCACCGGGTGATGCAGCGGCAACTGCGCATCCGGCGCGGCGGGCCCGCCGTTGCCCCACAGCTCCCGCATCGCCTGAGCCAGCGACGACACCGGATTCCACTCGGCGATCACGCGCAGCCAGTGCGGCATCGGTTCGGTCGGCACGAACGTGTTGGCCAGGAACGTCATCGGGAACAGCGCGGTGAACATGACGCCGTTGACCGCCTCGACCGTCCGCATCAGCGAACCGATCAGGATGCCGAACCAGATCATCCCGAACCCGAACAACAGCAGCAGTGCGAAGGCCAGCACCGCCTCCCCCACACTGCCGCGGATACGCCATCCGATCGCCAGGCCCGTCAGCGCCATCACCACCACGCCCAGCGACGAGTGGATGACGCTGGCGATGCTGCGCCCGATCAGCACCGACGACCGCGAGATCGGCAGCGACCGGAACCGGTCGATGATGCCCTTCTCGACGTCGGCGGTGATACCGGAGGCCACCACGAACGCCGAGAACACGATGGTCTGCGCCTGGATCCCGGGCAGCAGGAACTCCCGGTACGAGGCACCGCCGGTGTTGGTGATCGACGCGCCGAACACGAACGCGAACAACAGCACGAACATGATCGGCTGCGCGGTCACGTCGCTCAACATCTCCGGCATGCGCTTGGTGTGGATCATGTTGCGCTTGACCATGATCCACGACTGCTGCGCCAGATTCGTGCGGTGCGTCGCGGGGCGCTGCGACCGGTTCTGCGTGTGGGCTTCGACGGCGGTCACGCGCCGACCTCCTCGTCCTCGGTGCGGTGGCCGGTCAGCGACAGGAACACGTCGTCGAGGCTGGGCCGCGACAGTCCGATGTCGTCGACGTCGATGTGGCTGTCCTGCAGCCAGCCGGCGACGCGGACCATGTCGGCCAGCCCGTCGGCGGCGGCGGTGAGCCGGCGCGCGGCGCGGTCGACGAACACCTCGGCGCCCGTCTTCGCCAGCAGCGCCTGAGCCGCGGCGAGGTCGTCCGCGTCGGCGACCGTCACCACCAGACTGGCGTTACCGGCCTGCCGTTTGAGCTCCAGCGGCGAGCCCTGCGCGATGATGCGGCCCTTGTCGATCACCACGATGTTGTCCGCCAGCTGGTCCGCCTCCTCCAGGTACTGGGTGGTGAGCAGCAGCGTGGTCCCGCCCTCGACGAGGCCGCGCAGCACCTCCCACAGTTCGGTGCGGCTGCGGGGGTCGAGGCCGGTGGTCGGCTCGTCGAGGAACAGCACCGGCGGGGCGGCCAGCAGGCTCACCGCGAGATCGAGGCGCCGCCGCATGCCACCGGAATACGACTTCACCACCCGGTCGGCGGCGTCGGCGAGTGAGAACCGTTGCAGCAGTTCGTCGCCCAGTTTCGCCAGCTCCCTGCGCCGGATGCCGTAGAGCCCGCCGATCATCCGGATGTTCTCGCGGCCGGTCAGCAGTTCGTCGACGGTGGCGACCTGACCGGTCAACCCCATGTTGCGGCGTACCTCGTCGGGTTGGGTGCGGACGTCGAACCCCGCGACGCGGGCGGTGCCGCTGGTCGGTTCACTCAGCGTCGTCATCATCCGCACGGTGGTGGTCTTGCCGGCGCCGTTGGGCCCGAGCAGCCCGAGGACCGTTCCCGCGGGCACGGTGAAACTCACCCCGCCCACCGCGGTGTGGCCGCCGAACCGCTTCACCAGGTCGATCGCTTCGATGGCCGGGGTCATGCCCCCGACCGTAACCGCGCGCACCGACATCGGGCGAGCGTATTTCGCGACGCTCGACGGCGCGCGAGCGTGCGCAAACCGCCGGGAAAGGCGCGGCGAGTCGTGTGCAGACGTGCACGCTCGCCAAAACGAGTCCCGCGTTGACTGAGGTGCGACCGCGCTGGGTACCCGGCCACGACAGGCCGTCGTCCCAGGGGGACCCCACGTGAATGCGGAGTGGTTCGTCGCACCCGAGTACTGGCCGGCCAGGGAGGTGCTGCAGCGCGGCGTCGCGGCGATCTACCTGATCGCCTTCGTCGCCGCGGCGCGACAGTTCCGGCCGCTGCTTGGCGAACACGGCATGCTTCCGATTCCCGCCTTCGTGGCGCGCGTGCCGTTCCGGGCCTCACCGAGCATCTTCCACCTCCGGTACTCCGACCGGCTGTTCGCCACCGTCTGCTGGATGGGAGCGGCGATGTCGGCGGCGGTGGTCGCCGGCGTCACCGATCTGGTCCCTCTCTGGACGGCGACGGCGATCTGGCTGGCGATGTGGGTGCTCTACCTGTCCATCGTCAACGTCGGCCAGCGGTGGTACGGGTTCGGTTGGGAATCGGTGCTTTTGGAGGCGGGCGTGGTGGCGCTCATGCTCGGCAACGACGAGACCGCGCCTCCCCTGCTGGCGATCCTGCTGGCCCGCTGGCTGCTGTTCCGGGTCGAGTTCGGAGCCGGGCTGATCAAGATCCGCGGCGATCGCTGCTGGCGCGACCTGACCTGCCTGGACTACCACCACGAGACCCAACCGATGCCGGGCCCGCTGAGCTGGTTCTTCCACCGGCTGCCCAAGCCGCTGCACCGTGTCGAGGTGGCGGGTAACCACGTCGCCCAACTCGTCGTGCCGTTCGGGCTCTTCGCCCCCCAACCGGTGGCGAACGTGTCCGGCGCGATCGTGATCGTCACCCAGCTGTGGCTGGTGCTGTCGGGGAACTTCGCCTGGCTCAACTGGATCACGATCATCCTGGCGGTCAGCGCGCTCGACCAATCCGCGTTCGCGTCGGTGCTTCCGGTGTCCGACCCGCCGCCGCTGCCGGGCACACCGCTGTGGTTCGCGGTCCTGGTCACGGCGGCGACGGCCGCGGCCGCGGTGATGAGCTACTGGCCGGTGCGCAACATGGTGTCGAGTCGGCAGCGGATGAACGCCGCGTTCAACCCCTACCACCTGATGAACACCTACGGCGCCTTCGGCAGCATCGGCCGTGTCCGCCACGAGGTGGTGATCGAAGGCACCGACGACGCCGAGATCACCGAGCACACGGTGTGGAAGGAATACGGATTCAAGGGCAAGCCGGGCGATCCACGCCGGTGTCCGCGCCAGTGGGCGCCCTACCATCTGCGCCTGGACTGGCTGATGTGGTTCGTCGCGCTGTCACCGACCTACGCGCGGGACTGGTTCGGCAAGTTCATCGTCCGACTGCTCCGCAACGACGCACCGACACTGCGTCTGCTGGGGCACAACCCGTTCCCGGACTCGCCGCCGCGCTATGTGCGGGCGCTGCTGTACGAGTACCGGTTCACCACATGGCATGAACTGGTGCACGAGCGGCTCTGGTGGCGCCGCACCCTCGTCGCCGAATATCTGCCGCCCGTCGCGCTCGAGGACTAGGTGACCAGGGAGACCGAGTTGGCGCGGCGCAGCTTGCCCGACGGCGTCTTCGGGATGGTGCCGGGACCGAGGACGACGACGTTGCGCGGCCGCACGTCGACCTCGGCGACCACCTCGTGCGCGACCTGGCGCTCGATGCGGTGCACCTCGTTCGGGTCCTGCCACGCGTTGGACTCCACCGCGACCGCGAAGGTCTCGCGCGAGTGGCCGGCGTCGAGGCGGACGGCGACCGCACAGCCGGGGCGCACGCCCTCGACGCGGCCGGCGGCCCGTTCGATGTCGGTCGGATAGATGTTGCGCCCGGCCATGATGATGACGTCCTTGACTCGGCCGCACACCACGACGTGGCCCTCTTCGGTCAGGTAGCCGAGGTCACCGGTGTCGTACCAGCCGTGCTCGTCCTGCGCCGGGACGAAACCGCCCATGGTGATGTAGCCGGGGGTCAGCGGTTCGCCGCGCAGCTCGATGACGCCGACGCCGCGGGCGGGCATCACGTTGCCCTGCTCGTCGATGATGCGGGCCTCCAGCCCTTCCAGCAGCGGGCCGAGGGTGGCCAGCCGCTTGGTGTTGCCCTTCGTCGCGGGCACGGCGCGGCGCAGCGCGGCCAGCAGGTCGGCGTCGACCTCGTCGACCACCAGACCGGCGCCGCACTTGGAGAACGACACCGCCAGCGTGGTCTCGGCCATCCCGTAGGCCGGCAGGATCGCCTCCGGCTTGAGGCCGAACGGGCGACCGGCGTCGATCAGGTCCTCCACGTCGGCCGGCTCGACCGGTTCGGCACCCGACAGCGCGAACCGCAGCGTCGACAGGTCGAACTCACCGGGCGTGGCCTGTCGGCGCAGGCGCTTGGCCAGCAGCGCGTACGCGAAGTTCGGCGCGGCCGTCATGGTGCCCTTGTACTTGTCGATGAGCCGCGCCCACAGCAGTGTGTCGCGCAGGAAGTCCATCGGCGTGACCTTGACCAGCTCGGCGCCGAAGTACATCGGGATGGTGAGGAAGCCGACCATGCCCATGTCGTGGAAGCAGGGCAGCCAGCTCACCATGACGTCCTTGGTGACGTCGTACTCGGCGCCGATGAACATCGCCTCGGCGTTCGAGTAGATGTTGCGGTGGGTGATCTGCACCGCCTTCGGCGATCCCGTCGACCCGGAGGTCAGCTGCATCAGCGCCAGATCGTCCTCGCCGACCTCGACCGGGTCGATCGGCTCGGCGCCCAGCAGGTCGGTCACGGTGAGCACCGTGATGCCCTTGTCCTCGAGCACGGGGATCGCCGCGGTGAACGGCTCGCCGACGATGACGGCCTTCGCCTCGATCATGCCGATCACCGTCAGGGTGTCCTCGGCCCACATCATCAGGTCGGTGCGCGGCGTCGGCTGGTGCAGCATCGTCAGGCTGGCGCCGCGCATCCACACGCCCTGCGCGGTCGGCGCGATCTCCACGGGAAGGCCCTCGAGCACCCCCACCGCGTCGCCCAGTCCGATGCCCGCCGCGGCGAGCCCACCGGCGATCCTGCGGGCGCGCTCGTGCACCTCACCCCAGGTGTGGCGGACGGGTTCGTGCGGCTCGCCGGTCACCATGCCGGTGCTCACGGTTCGCGCGTTCCGGTACATCTTCTCGGTGAACCTGCTCACGACATCCTCCTGGGGACCGGCGCCACTGCCCGGCTTCTCATGCTCCGCTTGTCCGCGAACGTTGCCGAGTAGGCACGCGCACACGATTCAGGAGCAGTTGGGTATCGAAACGGTGATGGGGCGTCCACCTCGGCGCCCGCCGGCGACACCGGCGGGAAAGGACGCACGTCCGGTGCTCGACCGCTAGCTTTCACCGTCGACCATCTTAAGAGACCCTTAAGTAACTGCCAAACCATCGCGCCGATTGAGGCGTGGGTCACAGCTTACGGATGCAACGACGCGGCGAACTCGACGGCACCCCGTCAGATCGAAGGAGACGGCGCCGGAACCACCCGGGCGCCCTGTACCGGCCCGCTGGCCACCCGCACCGTGCGGCACACACCGGCCCCGGCCAGCCGGGCGCCGACGTCGATCGCCGCCGGCGACGAACGGCACAGGAACGCACAGGTCGGACCCGACCCGGACACGATCGCGGCCAGCGCGCCGGCGTCCAGTCCGGCGCGCAGCGTGCGCCGCAGGTCCGGGTACAGGCTCAAGGCCGCCGCCTGCAGATCGTTGCCGAGCAGCGGCGCCAGCTGGTCGGCATCCCCGGACGCCAGGGCGGCCAGCATCGGCTCGGGGTCCCCCAGCCGGCTCGGCTCCGCCCGTTTGGCGTCCGCGGTCGCCCGCAGCCGGTCGAGTTCGGCGAACACCTTCGGCGTCGACAGACCCTTGTACGCGAACGCCAGCACCCAGTGGAACGTGCTGCGGGCCAGCACGGTCGCCAGCTCCTCGCCGCGGCCGGTGCCCAGCGCGGTGCCGCCGTGCAGCGCGAACGGCACGTCGCTGCCCAACTCGGCGGCCATGGCGTGCAGATCGCGGCGCGGGACGCCGAGTTCCCACAGATGGTTCATCCCGACCAGCACGGCCGCGGCGTCGGCGCTGCCGCCGGCCATCCCGCCGGCCACCGGGATCGTCTTCTCGATCGAGATCGCCACGTCGGGGGCCCGGCCGACATGGTCGGCCATCAGTTCGGCCGCGCGCCAGGCGATGTTGCGCCGGTCGGTGGGCAGCGATTCGACACCCTCACCGACCAACTCCACCGACAGCGCGTCGGCCGTGGAGACCGTGACCTCGTCGAGCAGCGAGACGGCGTGGAACACCGTCGTCAGATCGTGGTATCCGTCGTCACGCAGATCGCCGACGCCCAGGAACAGGTTCACCTTGCCGGGCACCCGCACGGTGACCGAACCGGTGGGAACCCACTCGGAGGCGGTGTTGCCGTTGCGCACCGCTCGACACTATCCCCGCACGTGGACCGCGCAAACCCAGAGCAGACCGAGCCGGTCGGCTACAGGACGCGGACCTGCTCTTCGACCTCACCGGACCGCTGCAGCAACCGGACGAAGTCGGCGATGGCGAGCGTCTCACCGCGCCGCGACGGGTCGATGCTGGCGGCCAGCAGGCGACGCGCCGACTCGTTGCCCGAGCCGGCCCATTCGGCGAAGGCGTTGCGTGACGTCTTGCGGCGCTGCGCGAACGCGATGTCGATGAGGGCGAACACCTGGTCGCGGAACTCGGCGTCGGTGGGCCACGGCGACGTCTCGTAGCGGTCGATACGGACCAGTCCGGAGTACACCCGGGGGATGGGCCAGAAGACCGTCGGCGACACCATGCCGTAGCGGCGGACGTTGCCGTAGAACCGCACCTTCGCACTCGGTACGCCGTAGTCCTTGCCGCCGGGGTCGGCGGCGAGCCGCTCGGCCACCTCGGCCTGGACCATCACCATGACCGAACGGATCGTCGGGAACTCCGCGAGCAGATGCAGCAGCGCGGGCACCGCGACGTTGTACGGCAGGTTGGCGACGAGCGCGGTCGGCTGGTTCTCCAGGTCCGACGGCATCAGCGTCAGGATGTCCTGGTTGAGCACCGTGAGACGGTTGATCTCACTGTGCGAGTGGTCCGCGATCGTGGTGGGAAGCTGTTGTGCCAGCAGTGGATCGATCTCCACCGCCGTCACGTGAGCGCCGCGATCGAGGAGCGCCAGGGTCAGCGAGCCGAGCCCCGGTCCCACCTCGAGGACGTGGTCGTGTCGGTGCACACCGGAGGCCGAGACGATCCTGCGCACGGTGTTGGCATCATGGACGAAATTTTGCCCAAAGGACTTGCGCGGGCGAAAGTCGATGTCTTTCGCCAAGCGCCGTATCTCGGTCCGCCCGAGTAGTCGAATCGTCAGGACGCCCCCACTCTCCCACTGCACACGGGCCAGGCTCCCCAACCTTGCCTTGCCCGAGTGACCTCAGCAATCGCGATCTGTTCTTCTCTTGTTGCCAGATCCGCCCTAGGAGCATACCTCAGACCCCCGTTGCGCTCCCAGGTGTTTTGATCAAACTGCACTCCACCGAAATATCCGTTGCCGGTATTGATGGACCAGTTACCTCCGGCTTCGCACTGCGCGAGGGCATCCCACGCGGCTCCGGCACTCACCGGCGGCACCTCGGTGCCGGGCTTCGCACCGACCCGCAAAACGGCGTTCCTTGCAGGTGAAACGATGACATTAGCTACTGGCAGCCTGCCCGTTTCCACACCGTTGACCTTCGAAACAGCAAAGGTCACGTCCTGAACGCCCGGCGTTCCCGGGTCTTCGACGATCTGGCGGCTCATGTTGAGGTTGACGTCTTCGATCCGCGTGTCGGCCGGCGGAAGCGGCAGCCGCTCGGTGAACTTCTCGATACGGACGCGGGTTATCTGGATCTGCATCCCGTCGACGACTGGCGCCGACGCGGCCGGTACGACCCTGTCCCGCTGCTGCAGCGGGGCGCCGGCGGCCTCCAGCAGTGTGGCCACGTTCGGCGCCGCCAACCGGACCGTGCGGAGCGCCCCGCCGTCGTCGATCTGGACCGTCTTGGGGCTCACGACCGGGAGCGACATCCCGCCGAGCGGCACCCGGCTGCCGCGGGACGCGGCGGCGGGGGCGTTGTCGGTCATCTGCAGCTGTGCGAGCGCCTCGTCGACCGTCGACGCCGTGGTCCACACCTGTCGCGTGTGCTGACCGTCGAGCGAGATGTCGAGCGGCCGGCTGCGGCGCAGCACGATCGTGTCGGACGGGCGCACCTCGGCATCGGCGGCCGGGAAGAGGTCGTCACGCTCGCCGACCTCG is a window from the Mycolicibacterium litorale genome containing:
- a CDS encoding lipase maturation factor family protein, with protein sequence MNAEWFVAPEYWPAREVLQRGVAAIYLIAFVAAARQFRPLLGEHGMLPIPAFVARVPFRASPSIFHLRYSDRLFATVCWMGAAMSAAVVAGVTDLVPLWTATAIWLAMWVLYLSIVNVGQRWYGFGWESVLLEAGVVALMLGNDETAPPLLAILLARWLLFRVEFGAGLIKIRGDRCWRDLTCLDYHHETQPMPGPLSWFFHRLPKPLHRVEVAGNHVAQLVVPFGLFAPQPVANVSGAIVIVTQLWLVLSGNFAWLNWITIILAVSALDQSAFASVLPVSDPPPLPGTPLWFAVLVTAATAAAAVMSYWPVRNMVSSRQRMNAAFNPYHLMNTYGAFGSIGRVRHEVVIEGTDDAEITEHTVWKEYGFKGKPGDPRRCPRQWAPYHLRLDWLMWFVALSPTYARDWFGKFIVRLLRNDAPTLRLLGHNPFPDSPPRYVRALLYEYRFTTWHELVHERLWWRRTLVAEYLPPVALED
- a CDS encoding resuscitation-promoting factor; protein product: MTALNRLHEARSPMLRIVVAALLVALAFAGGYAVTTQKTVTLSVDGTQITVSTMKSRVIDVVRENGFEVGERDDLFPAADAEVRPSDTIVLRRSRPLDISLDGQHTRQVWTTASTVDEALAQLQMTDNAPAAASRGSRVPLGGMSLPVVSPKTVQIDDGGALRTVRLAAPNVATLLEAAGAPLQQRDRVVPAASAPVVDGMQIQITRVRIEKFTERLPLPPADTRIEDVNLNMSRQIVEDPGTPGVQDVTFAVSKVNGVETGRLPVANVIVSPARNAVLRVGAKPGTEVPPVSAGAAWDALAQCEAGGNWSINTGNGYFGGVQFDQNTWERNGGLRYAPRADLATREEQIAIAEVTRARQGWGAWPVCSGRVGAS
- the rsmA gene encoding 16S rRNA (adenine(1518)-N(6)/adenine(1519)-N(6))-dimethyltransferase RsmA; this encodes MTIRLLGRTEIRRLAKDIDFRPRKSFGQNFVHDANTVRRIVSASGVHRHDHVLEVGPGLGSLTLALLDRGAHVTAVEIDPLLAQQLPTTIADHSHSEINRLTVLNQDILTLMPSDLENQPTALVANLPYNVAVPALLHLLAEFPTIRSVMVMVQAEVAERLAADPGGKDYGVPSAKVRFYGNVRRYGMVSPTVFWPIPRVYSGLVRIDRYETSPWPTDAEFRDQVFALIDIAFAQRRKTSRNAFAEWAGSGNESARRLLAASIDPSRRGETLAIADFVRLLQRSGEVEEQVRVL
- a CDS encoding fatty acyl-AMP ligase; the protein is MSRFTEKMYRNARTVSTGMVTGEPHEPVRHTWGEVHERARRIAGGLAAAGIGLGDAVGVLEGLPVEIAPTAQGVWMRGASLTMLHQPTPRTDLMMWAEDTLTVIGMIEAKAVIVGEPFTAAIPVLEDKGITVLTVTDLLGAEPIDPVEVGEDDLALMQLTSGSTGSPKAVQITHRNIYSNAEAMFIGAEYDVTKDVMVSWLPCFHDMGMVGFLTIPMYFGAELVKVTPMDFLRDTLLWARLIDKYKGTMTAAPNFAYALLAKRLRRQATPGEFDLSTLRFALSGAEPVEPADVEDLIDAGRPFGLKPEAILPAYGMAETTLAVSFSKCGAGLVVDEVDADLLAALRRAVPATKGNTKRLATLGPLLEGLEARIIDEQGNVMPARGVGVIELRGEPLTPGYITMGGFVPAQDEHGWYDTGDLGYLTEEGHVVVCGRVKDVIIMAGRNIYPTDIERAAGRVEGVRPGCAVAVRLDAGHSRETFAVAVESNAWQDPNEVHRIERQVAHEVVAEVDVRPRNVVVLGPGTIPKTPSGKLRRANSVSLVT
- a CDS encoding 4-(cytidine 5'-diphospho)-2-C-methyl-D-erythritol kinase translates to MRNGNTASEWVPTGSVTVRVPGKVNLFLGVGDLRDDGYHDLTTVFHAVSLLDEVTVSTADALSVELVGEGVESLPTDRRNIAWRAAELMADHVGRAPDVAISIEKTIPVAGGMAGGSADAAAVLVGMNHLWELGVPRRDLHAMAAELGSDVPFALHGGTALGTGRGEELATVLARSTFHWVLAFAYKGLSTPKVFAELDRLRATADAKRAEPSRLGDPEPMLAALASGDADQLAPLLGNDLQAAALSLYPDLRRTLRAGLDAGALAAIVSGSGPTCAFLCRSSPAAIDVGARLAGAGVCRTVRVASGPVQGARVVPAPSPSI
- a CDS encoding ATP-binding cassette domain-containing protein yields the protein MTPAIEAIDLVKRFGGHTAVGGVSFTVPAGTVLGLLGPNGAGKTTTVRMMTTLSEPTSGTARVAGFDVRTQPDEVRRNMGLTGQVATVDELLTGRENIRMIGGLYGIRRRELAKLGDELLQRFSLADAADRVVKSYSGGMRRRLDLAVSLLAAPPVLFLDEPTTGLDPRSRTELWEVLRGLVEGGTTLLLTTQYLEEADQLADNIVVIDKGRIIAQGSPLELKRQAGNASLVVTVADADDLAAAQALLAKTGAEVFVDRAARRLTAAADGLADMVRVAGWLQDSHIDVDDIGLSRPSLDDVFLSLTGHRTEDEEVGA
- a CDS encoding ABC transporter permease, coding for MTAVEAHTQNRSQRPATHRTNLAQQSWIMVKRNMIHTKRMPEMLSDVTAQPIMFVLLFAFVFGASITNTGGASYREFLLPGIQAQTIVFSAFVVASGITADVEKGIIDRFRSLPISRSSVLIGRSIASVIHSSLGVVVMALTGLAIGWRIRGSVGEAVLAFALLLLFGFGMIWFGILIGSLMRTVEAVNGVMFTALFPMTFLANTFVPTEPMPHWLRVIAEWNPVSSLAQAMRELWGNGGPAAPDAQLPLHHPVLATVLWSLALTAVFAPFALRAYARRTGG